A single Anopheles maculipalpis chromosome 3RL, idAnoMacuDA_375_x, whole genome shotgun sequence DNA region contains:
- the LOC126560623 gene encoding uncharacterized protein LOC126560623 translates to MDASSKFYSLQLPAKPLAKIAPGSTVDVKQDPAAAKTFFVRNNRVLVIYEQTKGSWSEVYKDEHFFSVFNDDINYPWAVYEGGLLAVRKTKGFVVYKWANRTLNQMLVASKYHDEYGYGLQNNTIVFGKIYPSNQHVGVVSRLDSIVEFGSVKLNELGKPVRSLKKRLNLDPVWMHPASSISLVERYDDKKQQSIALRTASELKLFRFNEKYELKETATVNDFLPLDNEYDRILFAKFDNGKINDLLLFTSQGLTMYRLDEESGRFQKAYYSAVFSKLRGWTKRTIDTIATVDIDGDGRDELIASGPKGLCVYRSVFTKDGFDLVNIFDERLEDRAVRYGLPKVTTKAVESNDHNIVLFTGENFLEVRTKTFTPQSFDIPPAQPTVAKPKPSVPLVVPQKRHIVWLHDQLDLHSMLQPLNAHAGKMELSIPLIELPNAFGVSVRKFLKYKNIPFESFFGRGWSLPLDYISVERKNSDFLQDHDYAILKNNNRIILKRQPAWDSVNHWAFIIEGYKQARIKYFPKEERWEFTMEDRTFVYGTWNNLNMMRQAKVCSTWPLCGSSTSAKDKTMPSRWYLVHEETKYGSFANYYYDKFVNGKGDRLARIELDSGSSVSLQYSNNNQLASFTVNTTSYDQHVSFEYAGNLLMHIKQEDRTLFKFEYRDERMSKIIYPNKLESMLEYSDMELDRTRFEELVPVDLNPTLYYGPDYTVILDKEYEDDRLVISFRNLLGGTEGPKAIKEKLHFGQPGIKSHTIHALEDMLVVVLLYSTRKEVTVLQFTNNDWVEKEYHADFPLDGTISVGKKFVVVYNLKTVRVLAVNLDGKFTSTDIKQSVPPNFLIHTFANGFVMYASTDITVWTMGLKNKWQSTYTTPPTNLFNDIERVLDAFELEAEFRAALRKGFLADAITVYQNAIVLRVPALVDKTLELKVYFLILNFKGAPEFVSRQSVRIVVADFNTYEYDMPTKDGDVFKLYYTQENQKFILKLKSMRGPMYTSLMDQQKQSYKQIDDSKESAAKKTQYKKELDQKIAEEKENISKTVISKVQFAMDLSQFGVLMNQHGVVTGNVQLSFTGQSWQQQPIRPEAMRMEIVNQTLGNGFLLAKYDYQDTFKVYELPNHALIYDTKTNNPQEIQIVAPRYIQAQPAGQPLSMFFFATKETLQPKAFNETMVRASNTIALVTVRHVNETSKFLVFRPVDSFLLKHTSLFTKQYVRLDQDDIRTSSYIYDIKDAHLSSEGAMFYRVKVVPGGNKDQFGWYEQSINSTTGETTKKSFASDGTDVTVRVKQKRDKTETRDLEGTIWDKNRQQKVVDLGALKLVDEVASYYGFEPYELNHYGVDKKWTFDERNVQTEWGNHYLQLPPGSTMKASFTPLQPKNLWIVSLWARLKPVPNVDHNLKIVKVDIVNLKNNSRQTLQGAVVQHITLNWCYVEMTVDTTKYADGSKLRFDICIEPSDKRTSIDIDHVRFSPLDLNFLANVYTPVNAEVRATLHNNGKLKQNLYGPNGRRVALISQDGQVIDFSMHSKTAFVASINAKQSLVEMKPNVGVYETFDTALWKSSDKEWLISYGELKYQPGSAGKRGDIVRVFDQPFESLALRFLYNYFTDSTKLDFSWNGQEFAIICATGPSCNRSPKAGEVLIFITELRISIWVEGHLHREALLKPKLNTVKQNEFRLLPTGSIEISEFLAMYDSRVKVTYYNRMGRPKQLIVYEDPSTVRMRQLVYDEIDRPIMQTKWTKVSYKYKEYFAFNANFITQVHGTSHVMTGMVSKLNPSCEGYPYSRTVYAKDPTENKQYQGLPGKDYTVMSKYKRRYAMRTEIALLANIFPEADGFRQKIVERPGGAIRATVEDSRGNKVAKYWHVGNFEHRLTTYEYSVTYGHLIQVLPPQYHALAKTTSRTRPFLTGADTPEETQLRNQWKVWYYYGDGMLIGKRVPDGGNFEYVYTNSGILRFSIHYSLPDRQQLDRVVHFTYASNGKVMREALVNLTREQCYELVETNEVPASDNSIDTFYGEIETNPDVRYRSQQSTRKIGNTQMMESLIYNEQEKVIKKVFFVPTINATFSIDYEYENGKLHSLQYPMNTTSSPFTLIYDYNGNGEVKFVRESTKRDPMFEFTYNADGMVEAMKVRTDAKHTFQRNFTYNQPGFLVKLEDDYLSESVSYLETDSYGQDSYTPIYEGLISRTLFTAHWKNSTSPMRNGIYPEYFIKHNIMDQKRAALCHETLQRAGYIDKSNLVTKTFYGEQDDDLPFVCGKRATLRHLSGVLSSKSFPYQYGHRYDYDDHDQLIKAKYFHGVDEMALSPLTHRSFSKEIKRIDEATSQKIWDALRTKSFLTMDCTNPNLCHGREGTKSIFSNFIQQHRYSHHLKTMLAKAISQRKALNANDFEQKCKRWIKGSNMIMRMCTELQQSLSSQQILGTNVKNPLSSLNPEFINALKRYESNIPDIVGVLTHHFATALGRSTADVQSYEIDANGNHRKFYTGFSRYRLEYRPGTNQITKLYRQQFDRVQRTEEQFNMVHDSDGAVIQAEHKGIKHMEYDKLLHRVSKIEMMDERKLIYQYDVRGERTFKQVLDKDGKVISEKYYLRDANGLVLMDMDMTYLARNQPPDVRITSYIYKDQQLIGFLRNDKMYAVITDHEGSVRLVVKDGEVVAAYDYLPYGQLFRRFGTDFDGQLSYLYTGQEWEPETGLYNYRARLYDPDIGRFYQMDPKEQYPSPYVYAGNSPVSLIDPDGEFAFTLAVIILALVGAYLGAASANNCWNPLKWDWRSSSTWIGLLTGAVTGASIPFNMASSVAFFVGMGLSLSTSIAIMVGTGITFAYFMMAASSGTWDPTKFDYSSPGTWNALMNGVATSSWILMNPSSLISSFVSITSVAAKALFFVAKLTMSLGFTYLFAALGQGGEFDMTKWDFSDPQLYMSIVDGFTTATVGVLFLRNLPNQISKWSGKVKRTVDLFVGNLITFRAQLALGRDWSRVIMHTRSFIYVSYRNMQSLQKGFLTIGFYSLIVSLRLSVIPDSNIPEFTAAEATVNVLFNTEQFSEFIVKPLSSASPQLRLPRPLKFIRFRIRSEAISLLGNESLHYSKHMEHSGASVLRSAFATFIQQPFEWLFGTKKAETYSENGTKDSLALYTPKQISRSGYFLRNCYKVQNEEHPEGMISCYGRSSIVTIVPKVSDAPMIADMDHYNYCLPLTYDGHPSVSCEGEWSSLIYTAKEPVRVFDFVDGWVLLAQVAPSAYRELKRGIKYIFSRPKRDTQSASKDRASNERQMLHHKLDKLKYQITNHKQLHWARWIIEDLAEDVESYLTEGQGSLSILDDRINALEAEIMEDIIIDRLQSTFRPQAANKMSARNDDSVGDKMDRLQFCLTPDHQAQCNLFPLVGVSAMKSIE, encoded by the coding sequence ATGGATGCTTCGTCGAAATTCTATAGCTTGCAGCTGCCAGCAAAACCGTTGGCTAAAATTGCTCCCGGCAGTACTGTGGATGTGAAGCAAGATCCTGCCGCTgcgaaaactttttttgtgcGCAACAATCGTGTGCTGGTGATCTACGAACAGACCAAAGGAAGCTGGTCCGAGGTGTACAAGGATGAGCATTTCTTTTCGGTATTTAACGACGATATCAACTATCCCTGGGCCGTGTATGAAGGTGGTTTGCTGGCAGTACGCAAGACTAAAGGATTCGTTGTTTACAAATGGGCGAATCGTACCCTGAACCAAATGCTTGTGGCTTCAAAATATCACGACGAGTACGGTTATGGTTTGCAGAACAATACGATCGTTTTCGGGAAAATATATCCCTCTAACCAGCATGTTGGTGTAGTTTCCCGCTTGGACTCGATCGTCGAATTCGGTTCCGTCAAACTGAACGAACTGGGCAAACCGGTTCGTTCGTTGAAGAAGCGCCTCAACCTGGATCCTGTGTGGATGCATCCGGCGAGCAGCATATCGTTGGTGGAGCGGTATGACGACAAAAAGCAACAATCGATTGCTTTGCGAACCGCATCCGAGCTAAAGCTGTTTCGTTTTAACGAAAAATATGAATTGAAGGAGACGGCTACTGTAAATGATTTTCTTCCGCTCGATAACGAGTATGATaggattttgtttgcaaagttTGATAATGGCAAGATCAACGATCTGTTGCTGTTTACGTCTCAAGGCTTGACTATGTATCGTCTCGATGAAGAATCCGGCCGTTTCCAGAAGGCTTACTACTCGGCGGTATTTTCCAAATTACGTGGCTGGACCAAACGCACCATCGATACAATCGCCACAGTAGATATCGATGGTGATGGTCGTGATGAGTTGATTGCCTCTGGACCCAAAGGATTGTGCGTGTATCGGTCGGTGTTTACGAAGGATGGATTTGATCTGGTTAACATTTTCGACGAGAGACTCGAGGATCGTGCAGTCCGTTACGGATTACCGAAGGTGACAACCAAGGCAGTGGAGAGCAATGACCACAACATTGTTCTCTTTACCGGCGAAAATTTCCTCGAAGTGCGTACCAAAACGTTCACTCCACAATCGTTTGATATACCGCCTGCTCAGCCGACTGTTGCAAAACCTAAACCGAGCGTCCCATTGGTAGTGCCGCAGAAGAGGCACATTGTCTGGTTGCACGATCAGCTTGATCTACATAGTATGCTCCAACCGTTAAATGCACACGCGGGAAAAATGGAGCTGAGTATTCCTTTAATTGAGTTACCCAACGCATtcggtgtgagtgtgcgtaaatttttaaaatacaaaaatattccGTTCGAAAGCTTTTTTGGACGCGGATGGTCTTTGCCGCTCGATTACATCAGCGTGGAGCGAAAGAACAGTGACTTCCTGCAAGATCACGACTATGCGATActgaaaaacaacaatcggaTTATCCTTAAACGACAACCAGCCTGGGACTCGGTTAACCATTGGGCTTTTATAATTGAAGGCTACAAGCAGGCTCGTATAAAATACTTTCCGAAGGAAGAGCGCTGGGAATTTACGATGGAAGATCGCACATTCGTATACGGTACGTGGAACAATCTGAACATGATGCGTCAAGCGAAGGTCTGCTCAACATGGCCTCTGTGTGGAAGTAGTACGTCAGCAAAGGATAAAACAATGCCATCTCGTTGGTATTTAGTACATGAGGAAACTAAATATGGCTCGTTTGCAAATTACTATTACGACAAGTTTGTAAACGGGAAAGGTGATCGTTTAGCACGGATTGAGCTGGATAGTGGATCTAGTGTGAGCCTGCAGTATTCCAATAACAATCAATTGGCAAGCTTCACAGTTAATACTACCAGTTACGACCAGCATGTATCATTCGAGTACGCAGGAAACTTGCTCATGCACATCAAGCAGGAGGATCGAACTTTGTTCAAGTTCGAATACAGGGATGAACGCATGTCAAAGATCATCTATCCAAACAAGCTCGAATCAATGCTAGAGTACAGTGATATGGAGCTCGACAGAACACGCTTCGAGGAACTCGTGCCAGTCGATTTAAATCCAACGTTGTACTACGGCCCGGATTACACCGTGATTTTGGACAAGGAGTACGAGGACGATCGTTTGGTGATCAGCTTTCGAAATCTTCTCGGCGGAACGGAAGGACCGAAGGCAATCAAGGAGAAGCTACACTTTGGCCAACCGGGTATAAAAAGCCACACGATACACGCGCTAGAAGATATGCTTGTAGTAGTCCTTCTGTACAGCACCCGGAAGGAGGTAACGGTTCTACAGTTTACCAACAatgattgggtggaaaagGAATACCATGCCGATTTTCCACTGGACGGAACCATTAGTGTGGGGAAAAAGTTTGTCGTTGTGTACAATCTGAAGACCGTGCGCGTGTTAGCGGTAAACCTCGATGGGAAGTTCACCAGTACGGATATAAAGCAGTCAGTGCCacccaattttttgatacacACTTTTGCGAATGGTTTCGTAATGTATGCCTCTACCGACATCACTGTTTGGACGATGGGGCTTAAGAATAAATGGCAATCAACTTACACTACACCGCCCACGAACCTCTTTAACGACATCGAAAGAGTGCTGGATGCGTTCGAGTTGGAAGCTGAGTTCCGTGCTGCTCTGCGGAAAGGCTTCCTAGCGGATGCCATCACCGTGTACCAGAATGCGATTGTCTTACGTGTGCCGGCGTTGGTAGACAAAACGTTGGAGCTGAAGGTTTACTTCCTGATACTTAACTTCAAAGGCGCGCCTGAGTTCGTATCGAGGCAGTCGGTACGGATTGTCGTTGCCGATTTTAACACGTACGAGTACGACATGCCTACTAAAGATGGTGATGTCTTCAAGTTGTACTACACACAGGAAAATCAAAAGTTCATCCTGAAACTGAAAAGCATGCGAGGGCCAATGTATACATCACTAATGGATCAGCAAAAGCAGTCGTACAAACAGATCGACGATAGCAAGGAAAGTGCGGCGAAGAAAACGCAGTACAAGAAGGAGTTGGATCAAAAAATTGCtgaagagaaggaaaatatCAGCAAAACCGTCATCAGTAAGGTGCAGTTTGCTATGGATCTGTCACAGTTTGGGGTGCTCATGAACCAGCATGGCGTTGTGACGGGAAACGTGCAACTGTCCTTCACCGGACAATcttggcagcagcagcccatCCGCCCTGAAGCGATGCGCATGGAGATAGTTAATCAGACGCTTGGGAATGGTTTTTTGCTAGCAAAGTACGATTACCAGGACACTTTTAAGGTGTACGAATTGCCGAACCATGCGCTCATTTACGACACCAAGACGAACAATCCGCAGGAAATACAGATTGTCGCTCCGCGATACATTCAGGCACAACCTGCAGGCCAACCTTTAagcatgtttttctttgcaacgAAGGAAACGCTTCAGCCGAAGGCGTTCAACGAGACGATGGTCCGGGCTAGCAATACTATCGCGTTGGTGACGGTGCGCCATGTAAACGAAACAAGTAAGTTTCTCGTCTTCCGACCAGTGGATTCATTTCTGCTGAAACATACGTCTTTATTTACCAAGCAGTATGTACGGCTCGATCAGGATGATATACGTACTTCGAGCTACATCTACGACATTAAAGATGCACACCTTTCCAGTGAAGGTGCCATGTTTTATCGTGTGAAGGTTGTTCCTGGTGGTAACAAAGATCAGTTCGGGTGGTACGAACAGTCAATCAATTCTACTACCGGAGAAACGACGAAAAAATCCTTTGCATCCGACGGTACCGATGTTACAGTGCGCGTGAAGCAGAAACGTGATAAAACCGAGACTCGCGACCTCGAAGGCACGATATGGGATAAAAACCGACAGCAAAAAGTAGTGGACTTGGGTGCACTGAAGTTGGTCGATGAAGTGGCTTCATACTATGGGTTCGAACCTTACGAGCTGAACCATTATGGTGTCGATAAAAAGTGGACGTTTGATGAAAGGAATGTACAGACTGAATGGGGCAACCATTATCTGCAACTCCCGCCAGGATCTACCATGAAGGCATCCTTTACGCCACTACAGCCAAAAAATTTGTGGATCGTTTCGTTGTGGGCACGCCTTAAGCCGGTGCCTAACGTGGaccataatttaaaaatagtgaAGGTGGATATAGTTAATCTGAAAAATAACTCCCGTCAAACTTTGCAGGGAGCTGTAGTACAGCATATAACTTTAAACTGGTGCTATGTGGAAATGACGGTTGATACCACCAAATATGCCGATGGTTCGAAACTTAGGTTCGACATTTGTATAGAACCTTCGGACAAGCGGACAAGCATCGACATTGATCATGTACGGTTTTCGCCTTtggatttgaattttcttgCCAACGTCTACACCCCGGTTAATGCGGAAGTGCGAGCGACTCTCCATAACAACGGAAAGTTGAAGCAGAATCTTTACGGACCCAACGGAAGAAGAGTGGCGTTGATATCGCAGGATGGTCAGGTGATTGATTTTTCGATGCATTCAAAAACTGCGTTTGTGGCTTCGATTAACGCAAAACAAAGTCTCGTGGAAATGAAGCCCAATGTTGGTGTTTATGAAACATTCGATACAGCCCTATGGAAATCGAGTGATAAGGAATGGTTAATTAGTTATGGTGAGTTAAAATACCAACCTGGAAGTGCTGGAAAGCGAGGAGATATTGTACGAGTATTCGATCAACCGTTTGAATCGTTAGCGCTGCGTTTTCTGTATAATTACTTCACTGATAGCACCAAATTGGATTTTAGCTGGAATGGGCAAGAATTTGCTATTATATGTGCTACAGGGCCTTCCTGCAATCGATCACCAAAGGCAGGAGAAGTGCTTATATTCATAACCGAACTACGCATTTCGATTTGGGTGGAAGGACATTTACACAGAGAAGCTTTACTAAAGCCGAAACTGAATACtgtgaaacaaaacgaatttcGCTTACTTCCAACGGGATCAATTGAAATCTCGGAGTTTCTAGCGATGTACGACTCACGTGTAAAAGTCACGTATTACAATCGGATGGGTCGACCCAAGCAGTTGATCGTGTACGAGGACCCAAGTACGGTGCGAATGCGCCAGCTGGTATACGACGAAATTGATCGTCCAATAATGCAAACCAAATGGACCAAGGTATCGTACAAATATaaggaatattttgcattcaatGCAAACTTCATTACACAGGTTCATGGTACAAGCCATGTGATGACCGGTATGGTTTCGAAATTAAATCCATCCTGTGAAGGCTATCCATACTCTCGCACGGTTTATGCTAAAGATCCGACGGAGAACAAACAGTACCAGGGACTTCCAGGCAAGGATTATACCGTAATGAGCAAGTATAAGCGTCGGTATGCGATGCGTACGGAGATAGCGCTACTGGCAAATATATTTCCCGAGGCGGACGGCTTTCGCCAGAAGATAGTGGAACGTCCGGGTGGTGCTATTCGGGCCACGGTGGAAGATAGCCGAGGAAACAAAGTGGCCAAGTACTGGCATGTGGGTAACTTTGAACATCGTCTTACCACTTACGAATATTCCGTAACCTATGGACATTTGATTCAAGTACTGCCGCCCCAATATCATGCACTCGCAAAAACCACCTCTCGAACCCGACCATTCCTGACTGGTGCGGACACTCCGGAAGAAACCCAACTCAGAAACCAGTGGAAGGTATGGTATTACTACGGGGACGGAATGCTTATTGGCAAACGTGTCCCCGACGGTGGTAACTTTGAGTACGTTTACACAAATTCCGGTATTTTGCGCTTTTCAATACATTACAGCTTGCCGGATAGGCAGCAGCTGGATCGTGTTGTTCATTTCACGTATGCTTCCAATGGCAAGGTAATGCGTGAAGCGTTAGTGAATTTGACACGCGAGCAATGTTATGAGTTGGTAGAGACGAACGAAGTTCCTGCGTCAGATAATTCTATAGACACATTCTACGGTGAGATCGAAACAAATCCGGATGTACGCTATAGATCACAGCAATCTACCCGCAAGATTGGGAACACGCAGATGATGGAAAGTTTAATTTACAATGAGCAGGAAAAGGTGatcaaaaaagtgttttttgttccgACGATCAATGCCACGTTCTCGATTGATTACGAGTATGAGAATGGGAAGCTGCATTCCCTGCAATATCCAATGAATACAACCTCGTCCCCGTTCACACTGATCTACGATTATAACGGAAATGGTGAAGTGAAGTTTGTGCGCGAATCTACTAAGCGAGATCCTATGTTTGAGTTTACGTACAATGCAGATGGCATGGTGGAGGCGATGAAAGTACGAACCGACGCGAAGCACACGTTCCAGCGCAACTTTACCTACAACCAGCCGGGATTTTTGGTGAAACTCGAAGATGACTACTTGTCCGAAAGCGTTAGTTATCTGGAAACTGATTCTTATGGGCAGGATTCCTACACCCCCATCTACGAGGGTCTCATATCGAGGACATTGTTCACTGCTCACTGGAAAAATTCAACTAGCCCGATGCGCAACGGTATCTATCCGGAATACTTCATTAAGCACAACATCATGGACCAAAAACGGGCAGCGCTTTGTCACGAAACGTTGCAGCGAGCAGGTTACATAGATAAAAGCAATCTTGTAACGAAAACGTTCTACGGGGAGCAGGATGACGATCTACCATTTGTGTGCGGAAAACGAGCTACACTGAGACATCTTTCGGGAGTGTTGAGTAGCAAAAGTTTCCCCTACCAGTACGGTCACCGTTATGACTACGACGATCATGATCAGTTGATTAAGGCGAAATATTTTCATGGAGTCGATGAGATGGCTCTTTCCCCACTGACGCATCGGAGCTTCTCGAAAGAAATAAAGAGAATTGACGAAGCGACATCCCAAAAAATTTGGGATGCGTTGCGCACAAAGTCATTCCTAACGATGGATTGCACCAATCCTAATTTATGTCACGGACGCGAAGGAACGAAATCCATTTTTAGCAACTTCATTCAACAACATCGTTACAGCCATCACTTGAAAACGATGTTAGCGAAGGCAATATCGCAACGAAAAGCATTAAATGCGAACGATTTTGAACAGAAATGTAAGCGATGGATCAAAGGATCGAATATGATAATGAGGATGTGCACCGAACTCCAGCAATCATTAAGTAGTCAACAAATTCTTGGCACCAATGTGAAAAACCCTCTTTCTTCGTTGAATCCGGAGTTTATAAATGCTTTAAAACGATATGAGAGCAATATACCGGATATTGTTGGTGTGCTTACTCACCACTTTGCGACAGCTTTGGGACGTTCGACCGCAGATGTGCAGTCGTACGAAATCGATGCAAACGGGAATCATCGGAAGTTTTACACGGGATTCTCTCGGTATCGGTTAGAGTACCGTCCAGGAACGAATCAGATCACCAAACTGTATCGCCAACAGTTTGACCGTGTTCAGCGTACGGAAGAACAATTCAACATGGTACACGATAGTGACGGAGCCGTCATCCAGGCAGAACACAAAGGTATTAAGCACATGGAGTACGATAAGCTGTTGCATCGGGTCAGTAAAATAGAGATGATGGACGAACGGAAGTTGATTTATCAGTACGATGTGCGCGGAGAGCGTACCTTCAAGCAGGTGCTGGATAAGGATGGAAAGGTTATAAGTGAGAAGTATTACCTGCGCGATGCAAATGGTTTGGTGTTGATGGACATGGATATGACGTATCTAGCGAGAAATCAACCACCCGACGTACGCATAACGAGTTACATATACAAGGATCAGCAGCTGATTGGGTTCCTTCGTAATGATAAGATGTACGCAGTGATCACGGATCATGAAGGATCTGTCCGGTTGGTGGTAAAAGATGGTGAAGTAGTCGCGGCTTATGATTATCTTCCCTATGGGCAATTATTCCGACGTTTCGGGACCGATTTCGATGGGCAGCTTTCGTATCTGTACACTGGTCAGGAATGGGAACCGGAAACTGGCTTGTACAACTATCGCGCACGGCTGTACGATCCCGACATTGGAAGGTTTTACCAGATGGATCCGAAGGAACAGTACCCGAGCCCGTACGTGTACGCCGGTAATTCCCCTGTTTCTTTGATCGATCCCGATGGTGAATTTGCCTTTACGTTGGCCGTGATTATTTTGGCCTTGGTTGGAGCTTATCTTGGTGCGGCTTCTGCCAACAATTGCTGGAATCCGCTGAAATGGGACTGGAGATCATCATCTACCTGGATAGGATTGTTAACGGGAGCTGTTACAGGCGCATCCATACCGTTCAATATGGCCAGTTCGGTGGCGTTTTTCGTTGGCATGGGATTATCATTAAGCACGTCAATCGCTATCATGGTTGGTACGGGCATAACCTTTGCCTACTTTATGATGGCGGCCAGCAGCGGCACTTGGGACCCAACAAAGTTCGATTATTCCAGCCCGGGGACTTGGAATGCGTTGATGAATGGAGTGGCTACATCGTCGTGGATTCTGATGAATCCTTCGTCACTGATAAGTTCGTTCGTCTCAATAACTTCTGTCGCAGCGAAGGCACTCTTTTTCGTAGCCAAACTTACAATGAGCCTCGGGTTCACATATCTGTTTGCCGCTCTTGGACAGGGAGGAGAATTTGATATGACAAAATGGGATTTTTCAGATCCACAACTGTACATGAGCATTGTCGATGGATTTACTACTGCAACGGTGGGTGTATTGTTTCTTCGGAACCTGCCCAACCAAATAAGCAAGTGGTCAGGAAAGGTTAAACGCACGGTCGATCTTTTTGTGGGTAATCTTATCACCTTCCGTGCTCAACTAGCACTGGGGCGTGATTGGTCCCGAGTTATCATGCACACAAGAAGTTTCATATACGTAAGTTACCGCAACATGCAAAGCTTACAAAAAGGTTTCCTGACCATCGGTTTCTACTCACTGATTGTATCCTTACGTTTGTCGGTAATACCTGACAGCAACATTCCGGAGTTTACTGCAGCGGAAGCCACCGTTAACGTTCTCTTTAATACTGAGCAGTTTTCCGAGTTTATAGTAAAACCTTTATCTTCGGCCTCGCCACAGTTAAGGCTACCTAGaccattaaaatttattcgtTTTAGGATTCGTTCGGAGGCTATTAGCCTATTAGGCAATGAATCGTTACATTATTCGAAACATATGGAACATTCAGGTGCCTCAGTGTTGCGAAGTGCATTTGCCACTTTTATCCAACAGCCATTTGAATGGTTGTTTGGCACGAAGAAAGCTGAAACATACAGCGAAAATGGAACGAAAGACTCTTTAGCGTTATACACACCAAAGCAGATATCACGTTCAGGCTACTTTCTGAGGAATTGCTATAAGGTTCAAAATGAGGAGCATCCTGAAGGCATGATATCTTGCTACGGGCGTAGCAGCATCGTGACCATAGTTCCAAAGGTTAGCGATGCACCAATGATTGCCGACATGGATCATTACAACTACTGTTTGCCATTGACCTACGACGGTCACCCGTCGGTATCGTGTGAGGGCGAATGGTCATCATTGATTTACACAGCAAAGGAACCCGTAAGGGTTTTTGATTTTGTCGATGGCTGGGTACTACTGGCACAGGTCGCTCCATCCGCTTATAGAGAACTGAAGCGTGGAATTAAGTATATCTTCTCACGTCCCAAACGTGACACACAATCGGCGAGCAAGGATCGAGCATCAAATGAAAGGCAAATGCTTCATCATAAGTTAGATAAGTTGAAGTATCAGATTACCAACCATAAACAGCTACACTGGGCACGTTGGATCATCGAAGATCTAGCAGAGGATGTAGAATCCTACCTTACTGAGGGACAAGGGTCGTTAAGCATATTGGACGATAGAATAAACGCTCTCGAGGCAGAAATCATGGAGGATATCATAATAGACCGACTGCAAAGTACGTTTAGACCgcaagcagcaaacaaaatgtcGGCTCGAAATGATGATAGTGTTGGCGATAAAATGGATCGTTTACAATTTTGCCTAACTCCGGATCATCAAGCACAATGCAACCTATTTCCTTTGGTGGGCGTTAGCGCCATGAAGAGTATTGAATAA